ACCTCAGCCCGCCAGGGTTTCAGTGGCGGCGGCTGTTTCAGGCCTGGCTGCCGTTCACGGTCAAGCTCTCGGTCACATTCCCCAACGGAATGCTGCATATTCTGAATGCGGCCAGCCCCATTTCAGCCCGCAAGACCCGCGTATTTTCGCCCCTCTGCCGCAACTTTGATAAAGACGCGCCTCTGGAAGAAACGCTGGCCTTCAACCACCAGGTTTTTGGCGAAGATAAGGAAATTGTCGAGGAACTCTGGCCTGAGGATTTGCCGATTAACCTGGCGGATGAAGTCCACATCGCGGGCGACAAAAGCTCCATTACCTACCGCAAGCTGCTGGCCAAGCTGGGACTGGGGCGATCGTTTACGAGCTAATTGATTCGCAAATGCACTTGCGTAAATCGCGCTAAATCGCGCAAGTCAGATCGCCGGCCCGCTGGCTGAAGCGGAGGTTTTCGCTATAGTCGATGGGGCAATCGATGATGGCAGGTACGTCTTGCGCTAGGGCTTCCTTGAGCGTAGGGATAAAGTCGGTAGTGGCGGAGATACGATAGCCTTTCAGCCCCATACTTTCCGCTAGTTTCACAAAGTCGGGATTGGTGAACTTGATAAACGCCGACTCGCCGAAGTGGTTGTGCTGCTTCCATTCGATCAGCCCGTAGCCGCCATCGTTGAAGATAATGGTGACGAACGGCGTGCCGATGCGGAGCGCGGTTTCTAGCTCCTGATTGTTCATCATGAAGCCGCCATCCCCCGTCACGGCGACCACCTTGCGGTTTGGGGCGACCAGCTTGGCGGCGATCGCCCCTGGTATAGCAATCCCCATTGCCGCGAAACCGTTGGAGATAATGCAGGTGTTGGGGCGATCGCAGTGATAGTGTCTCGCCATCCACATCTTGTGCGCTCCCACGTCCGAAATGACGATATCTTCTGGCCCCATCACCGTTCGCAGATCATAGATTAATTTTTGTGGCTTGACGGGAAAGCTATCGTCCTTGGCGTGCTCCTCATAGTCAGCCAAGATATCTTTTCGCAGGTGAATGGCGTAGGGTTCGGGCTTGTCTTGGCGATCGCTCCGCCGCAGAATTTCCTCTAGCGAATCGGAGATATCGCCAATCACTTCTGCCAGCGGAATATAGCTGCTGTCGATTTCCGCAGGGGTGGCGTTGATGTGAATAATCGGGATCTCCCCCGTCGGATTCCAGCGCTTGGGCGAATACTCGATCAGGTCGTAGCCGATGGCAATCACCAGGTCAGTATTGTCAAACCCGCAGCTAATGAAGTCACGCTGCTGCAAGCCCACCGTCCACAGGGCCAGGCGATCGGTGTAGGGAATCACGCCCTTGCCCATGAAGGTATTGGCGACGGGAATATTGAGCGATCGCGCAAAGTGGGTCACCGCATCACTGGCATAGGAGCGAATTGCGCCATTCCCCACCAGGATGATGGGATTCTGGGCTTGCGAAATGGCAGCGGCCGCCCGTTCAATGCTGTTGAACGATGCATACACTTTTTCGATCGCCTCTTTTCGCAGTGGCGTTCCCTCCACCGTCATTGCCGCGATATTTTCCGGGAGGTCAATGTGTACGGCACCGGGTTTTTCGCTTTGTGCAATCTTGAACGCCTTGCGGACAATTTCTGGGGTAATGCTTGGTCGCACGATTTGCGCGTTCCATTTCGTGACGGGTGAAAACATGGCGACCAGATCGAGATACTGATGCGATTCAATATGCATCCGATCCGTACCCACTTGTCCGGTAATGGCCACCAGCGGCGCACGGTCTAGATTGGCATCCGCTACGCCCGTCATCAGGTTCGTCGCGCCGGGCCCCAGCGTAGACAAACACACGCCCGCCTTGCCCGTCAGCCGCCCATACACATCCGCCATAAACGCCGCACCCTGTTCATGTCGCGTGGTGATGAAGCGGATTGACGAGTGCTTCAGCGCCTCCAAGACATGCAGGTTTTCCTCACCTGGCAAACCAAAGATGTATTCCACACCTTCGTTTTCCAGACATTTCACAAGCAGTTCGGCGGTGTTGAGAGAGGTCATGCGAGAGGTCATACGGGTTTCCTGTAGGTTGATAGGTTGAGGGACTGGATGCGGATGCGAATCAGAAAAAGGCCATGAGGCGTGTTATTGGGCGGGTAGGTATTTAGAGAACTTAGAGAATTAGAGAACTAATTCGTCCCCTTACTTAACCCAGACAGTTTTGACGTTGACGAATTCCAGAATGCCTTCGCGGCCGAGTTCGCGGCCATAGCCAGAGCGCTTGATGCCACCAAAAGGCAGGCGCGGATCCGATTTCACCATGCCGTTGAGGAAGACGCTGCCTGCTTCCAGTTCTGCGATGAGGCGATCGCCCTCTTCAGGAATTTGCGTCCAGGCGCTCGCACCCAGCCCAAAGGGGGTGCTGTTAGCAAGACGAATGGCAGCCTCCAGGTCGGGCACACGGAAGACCGTGGCGACGGGGCCAAAGATTTCTTCCTGGGCAATGGGGGCATCGGGCGGCACATCGACGATAATCGTCGGCGGGTAAAAATTGCCCTGGCTCAGTTTGGCATCAGCTTTGGTGGGCACGTCATCCGGGTCGCCGCCGATCAGCACCCTGCCGCCCGCCTCGATGCAGGCTTCTACTTGGTGGTGAACTTCGTGCAAAATGGCAGGCGTGGCCAGCGGCCCAATCTGGGTTTCGGGCAAAAGCGGATTGCCAATTTTCAGGGCTTTGTATTTCTCGACTAAGGCATTGAGAAACGCATCGGCGATCGCCTCTTGTACGATAAAGCGCTTGGCCGCAATGCAGGACTGACCATTGTTAATCATGCGGGCCGTCACAGCAGTAGACACGGCTAAGTCTAGATCAGCGCTGGCCATGACGACGAACGGATCGCTGCCGCCCAGCTCCAGCACGGTTTTCTTGAGAGACTTCCCCGCAGTAGAGGCGAGGCTGGCTCCGGCGGGTTCGCTGCCCGTCAGCGTGGCGGCCTTGATGCGATCGTCCGCAACGATTTGCGCTACCTTATCCGCGCCAATCAGCAGCGTTTGAAAGGCCCCTTTGGGAAAACCGCCCCGTTCTAAAATGTCCTGAATTGCCAGGGCCGACTGGGGCACGTTGGAGGCATGTTTCAGCAGACCGACGTTGCCCGCCATCAGCGCCGGAGCCGCAAACCGAAACACCTGCCAGAAGGGAAAATTCCACGGCATCACCGCCAGCACAATCCCCAGCGGCTGATACATGACGTAGCTACGGCTGGCATCGGTTTCGATGGGCACGGGCGCGAGGAATTTCTCGGCGTTTTCGGCATAAAAGCGGCAGACCCAGGCGGATTTTTCCACTTCGGCAACCGACGGGCCGATGGGCTTGCCCATCTCCAGGGTCATTAATTTGCCAAATTCTGCTTTTTCCTGTTCTAGAATTTCGGCAGCGGCGTAGAGCCACTGGGCCCGCTGGGCCAAGGGGGTGTGGCGATAAGACTCGAACATGTGTTGGGCTGCGTCGATGGCGCGGGCGATCGCCCCATCGGTCAGTGCGTCAAATGTTTGTAGCGTTTCGCCAGTCGCCGGGTTTACTGTAGCGATTCCCATGACTAAACCTCCTTTCATTGCAAGGAGCGGACGCGCAAGCGCCTTAACCTTCTCAACTCTAACGTGCTGATTTTGCAAGGCTCGACGGAATTGTCTCAACTTGTTGCGATTTGGTGACAGGGCGATCGCCCCTTCCAGCCGCTTGCTCAGCGCCGAACCCTGCCCAGATCCCTAGCTCAACCGGGCTTCTTCCTTTCTAGTCTTCCAAGAAAAATCGGCGGTAGACGCAGAACGTTGGAAATATTGACAAAGTGTGACGAATTTAACAATTTGAGCCGCGCCAGTCGATCGTTCTAGTCACAGCCTAAAGCCAGCGCAGAAATCCATAGAAAAAATGCTTTTCTTGGCAACCTTGTAATAGACTAGAGTCTATAAGAATTCGGAATGATCTTGTCCTATCGACGTATCCCTTCATCTGCGCTCTTGACCGCGCTTTCTTTACGAGGAGGCTCTTGTGATTCACGCGACGCTGCATCAGCTCAAGGTCTTTGAGGCAACGGCCCGGCACGGCAGCTTTACGCGGGCGGCGGAGGAGCTATTTCTGACCCAGCCCACCGTGTCCATGCAGGTAAAGCAGCTAACCAAGGCAATCGGCCTGCCCCTGTTCGAGCAAGTCGGCAAACGACTGTTTTTGACCGATGCAGGACGGGAGCTATTTTCCACCTGTCAGGAGATTTTTGGCAAGCTGGAACAGTTGGAAATGAGCATTGCCGACCTGAAAGGCATGAAGCAGGGCCGGCTGCGGCTAGCGGTCATCACGACGGCAAAATACTTTCTGCCGCGCCTGCTCGGCCCCTTTTGCCAAAAATATCCCGGCGTCGATATTTCCCTCACGGTCACCAACCATGAACGTGTGATCGAGCGCCTGGGCAACAACCAGGACGACCTCTACGTGATGAGCCAGTTGCCGGAAAATCTGGACATCGTGGCCCACCCGTTTTTGGATAACCCGCTGGTGGTGATTGGCCCCAAAACCCATCCCCTGGCAAAAGAAAAGAACATTTCCCTAGAGCGGCTGGCAGAAGAAACTTTCATTATGCGGGAGCCGGGATCGGGCACACGCCGCGCCTTTCAGAAGTTGCTGGATGACCACGACCTGTCGGTGCGGGTGCGGCTGGAATTGGGCAGCAATGAGGCCATTAAGCAGGCGATCGCCGGAGGGCTGGGGCTGGCAGTTCTGTCGTCGCACACCATCGCTCACGACGGCTCGATGGGCGAACTGATGGCCTTCGATGTCGAAGGTTTCCCAATTCCCCGCAAGTGGTACGTCGTCCACCTGTCGGGCAAGCAGCTTTCGGTCGTCGCCTCCACCTTCCTCGACTACCTGCAAGTCGCCGCCGCCCAAATGGAAGAAACAGGCGTAATTCCCACGCTAGTTTAGGCTTCCTGCACCTGCCGTTTAGCCTCATCAGCCTCTCTGCGAACTGGATAAACGGCGTAGTTTTCACGCTAGTTTAGGCTTCTTGCACCTGCCCAGTTTCCAAGCATCAGCCTTCTTAAGCAGCGGGTCAACCTGCAAACTTGCCCAGCCCCAAACCCAATCCAGGGTCTAAATCCAAAATCTAAAATCCAAAATCTAAAATCCCCACCCCAAAATCCCACGCAACGCCCACCCCGGATTAAAATCAAGCTTGCTCTTCATCTCCCCTGGTGCGTATGGCGGACATTTTGGATGGCAAGGCGCTGGCTCAAACACTTCAGACAGACCTGGCGCAGCAAATCGCAAAGATCAAAGCGGCAGGAGGGCGATCGCCCGGTCTAGCCGTCCTCATGGTGGGCGACAACCCCGCCAGCGCCGCCTACGTCCGCAACAAAGAACGCGCCTGCGAGAAACTGGGCATGGTGTCCTTGGGCAAGCATTTTCCCGCCAATACGACTCAAGCAGAACTGTCGCAGGTCATCGACGAACTCAACCACGATGATCGCGTAGACGGCATACTGGTGCAGCTTCCTCTGCCCGATCACCTGGATTCCGTCGCCCTGCTCAACCAAATTCACCCCGACAAAGATGCCGACGGGCTGCACCCCATGAACTTGGGTCGCTTGGTGCGCGGCGAAGTGGGGCTACAAAGCTGCACCCCCGCAGGCGTGATGAAGCTGCTGGAGGAATATCACATCGACCCCAGGGGCAAACATGCTGTCGTCATCGGGCGCAGCATCCTGGTCGGCAAGCCCCTCGGCCTGATGCTGCTAGCCCAAGATGCCACCGTCACGATGGCCCATTCCCGCACCCCCGACCTGCCTGCTGTTGCCCGCTCTGCCGATATCCTGGTCGCCGCCGTGGGCCGCCCCAACCTGATCACTGCCGATATGGTGAAGCCCGGAGCCGTTGTGATTGATGTGGGCATCAACCGCATCACCGACGACGGCGGCGGCCGTTTGGTGGGCGACGTAGACTTTGCATCGGTCAAAGACGTGGCCTCCTGGATCACGCCCGTCCCCGGCGGCGTTGGGCCGATGACCGTAACGATGCTGATGGCAAATACGGTGTGGAGTTATTTAAGGAGAGTGGCGGGGTGACGGACGGAAAAAACGAAAAACGGAACTTCTTCGTTCTTCGTTCTTCTCTCTTCGTTCTTCTCTTTTCCCTTACACCAACACTCCATCACCCCTATCCCCTGACCCCTGACCCCTAATCCTTGGCCCCTAATCTGTACATTCCGACCCTCATCCGGGGTACATTGGATTGCGTCTAGATTAATGTGCTAGATCCGTTCAGTTGGCCGAAGATTGGCCAATTTATCACCCTGACTGAGGGCAGAATTCCAGGAAATTGGCATGGTGGCGACTCAAGTTTTTGATTTATCGGGTTATTTGGCAGAACGACAGGCGATCGTAGAAGCGGCGCTGGATCAATCCCTTCCGGTGGTCTATCCCGAAACGATCTACGAGTCGATGCGCTATTCCCTGATGGCGGGGGGCAAGCGGCTGCGGCCGATTTTGTGCCTGGCGACTTGCGAGATGTTGGGCGGCACGGTAGAAATGGCGCTGCCGACGGCCTGTGCGCTAGAGATGATTCATACCATGTCGCTGATTCACGATGATCTGCCTGCGATGGACAACGACGACTATCGCCGGGGCAAACTCACGAATCATAAGGTTTACGGCGAGGACATCGCGATTCTGGCGGGCGATGGCCTTTTGACCTATGCATTTGAATACATTGCTGCAAGAACGACGGGCGTGCCGAGCGATCGCACGCTTCAGGTGATTGTCCACCTCAGTCGGGCAGTCGGCGCGGCGGGTCTGGTGGGCGGACAGGTTGTAGATCTGGAGTCGGAAGGGAAGCCGGACGTGACCCTGGAAACGCTGACCTGGATTCATCGCCACAAGACCGGGGCGCTGCTAGAAGCATCGGTCGTCTGTGGGGCGATCCTGGCAGGCGCTTCGGCAGAAGATCAGCAGCGGCTATCTAGATATTCGCAAGATATTGGGCTGGCGTTCCAGATTGTGGATGACGTGCTGGATTTGACCGCTACGCCGGAGGAATTGGGGAAATCTGTTGGCAAAGACCTACAGGCTCAAAAGGCAACTTATCCCAGTTTTTGGGACATTGAAGAATCGAAGCGGCAGGCGGCGCAACTGATCGCCAGCGCCAAGGCAGAACTGTCTCCCTATGGCACTCGTGCCCAGCCGCTTTTGGCGATCGCCGACTATATCACTGCCCGAACGCACTAGGGGGAGCAACCTCATGCAGGATTTTGGTCAGGTCTTTCAAAACGTCGTGCTGTGGGTTGCAGTAGCGGCCTGCCTCATTGCCCAAGTGCTGAAGCTAATCGTGGAACTGGCCCGTAACGGCAAGGTCAGCTTTCGCACGGTTGTCAACACGGGCGGAATGCCCAGCGCCCATTCTGCATTCGTCACGGCGCTCGCCTGTGGCGTGGGGCAATCTTCCGGCTGGGAGAGTCCTGAGTTTGCGGTGGCGGTGGTGTTTGCCATTATCGTTATGTACGACGCGGCAGGGGTGCGGCAGGCGGCAGGCAAGCAGGCCCGCGTGCTGAACAAAATCGTGGGCGAGTTTTTTGAAGATGCCGAATTTCACGAAGAGCGGCTCAAGGAACTGCTCGGACACACGCCCGTTCAGGTGATTGCGGGCTGTGCCCTGGGCGTTGTGGTCTCCTGGCTGGCGGCAAAAGCCTATTGAATCCTGCTGATTCTTGATTTTGGATCTGCGATTTTGGATTCTGGATTTGCGATTTTGGACTGCCTGTCAAGTATTTGCAGGGTTTCCAGCAATTGCATTTACAGCGCCACTAAATTTGTAGTGCCAATAATTTGTAGTGCCACTAAAGCGCCACTAAAGCACCACTAACTCATAGCGCTACTAACTTGTAGCGCCCCTAATCGTAACTCCACTAACTGATAACGCCTAACGCTACTGAAGAGAGTTGAGGCTATCCGCCGACCGGCCGGAGTCCTGCAATTTGGCGACCATCGACAATCAGGGTGACAAAGCCGCGATCGCTCAAGTCTCGTAGCAATCCAGCGGCGATCGCCCAGTCGTTGGTGCTGGTTACCAGCAGATGCGGGCGCTGGTCGTAGGTGACAACCGTGACGCGGCGACCCGTGACCTGCTGCACCTGATCCAGCAAATCCAGGCGATTGTAATGATTCACCAGCACGGCGTAGCTGATGGGGCCTGGCTGCGGCGTGGGGTTGGGCGCAGTGGCCACGGTGGTAAAGGCACGATAGCCAAACGCTCGATTCAGGTAATCCGCCCAGTCGCGGGCCAGAGCAGGCGTAGCAAAGCCGCCAATGCGGGTGACGTTTAGCCCCAAATAATCGCAAACCGTCAGGCTGGCGTTGCGTGGCACGACAGACCGCAGTTGCTCCAGCGTGTTGGGGGTCTGATTTAGCACCATCACCAGCGTTTCGCTAGACTGGGGCGGCAGGCAGGCGGGCAGTCCTTGGGCGATTCGCGAAGCAATCCCTATGGGAATCGCCCCCGACGGCACTAGACGAGCCTGCGCCCAAGCCCCCGCACTGGCATTGCCCAAAATTGCTAAACTGCATAGCGCCACCGTTCCCCAGCCCCAATCCCGCATAACCCGCTCAATCCTTACGCTGCAACGCTAATCTACTACAGCAGCATAGCCCGCTCCAACCGGATTTTTTTAAACTAAGCCTGCTTCATTGCCTGCTTTATCTCCGTGCAGATAAATCTTTTTCTCCCGTTTGCCCATGCTTCCCCTCACGCTCATCATCGGCAACAAAAACTACTCCTCTTGGTCTTTGCGGCCGTGGCTGGCGATGCACCAAATGGCCGTGCCCTTTACCGAAATTCGGCTACCGCTAGATACGCCAGAGTTTCACGCGCAGATCGAGCGCTACTCGCCATCGCGGCGGGTTCCTGCGCTGCGGCAGGGCGATTGGGTCATTTGGGAATCGCTGGCGATTTGTGAGTATGTTGCAGAACTGTTTCCCGATCGCCCTTGGTATCCCGCCGATCCTCAGGTGAGGGCGATCGCCCGCGCAGTGAGCCACGAAATGCACGCTGGCTTTGCCAAACTGCGGACTCATATGCCGATGGACGTGCGATCGCGCTATCCAGGCAAAGGCCGCGCTCCAGGCGTGCAGGCTGATATCGACCGCATCACATCCCTGTGGCGCGAATGCCGCAGCACCTACGGCAGCGGGGGTGAGTTTCCGTTTGGTGGCTTCGGCATTGCCGATGCAATGTATGCCCCGGTAGTATCGCGCTTTGTCACCTATGGAGTGGCGCTTGACCCGGTATGCCAAGCCTATGCCGATGCCGTGTGGGCGCTGCCGAGTATGCAGGCATGGATTACAGACGCTCAACAAGAAACAGAAGTCCTGACTCACCCATAAGCAGCACGCAACAGAGATGACTCCTTCGCTAGGATGAGGCAGTGTAGAACCCCAGACAGGGCGTTTCATCTCCAGGGCGGACTAAAATCATAAGCAAATCTGATATTCTTCAGGGATTCTTCGATTGACGACTTATAATTTTGACTGTTACTGTAAAGAAAAAGTTAAAGAAAACATAGACTCCTTCATACTTATGGTTGCCCAACGGGTCACCCGATCTGGGCGCTTGACCTCCATTCAAGGACTCTTCGCAATGCGATCGCTCTCCGGACTCACCCTCTTCTGCGACTTTGACGGCCCCATCATCGACGTTTCCGACCGCTACTACGAAACGTATCTCCTGGGTCTGTCAGATGTGCAAACCCTGTATCAAACTCGCGGCATTACGGTGCCTGTGCATCGCCTCAGCAAGGCCCAGTTCTGGGACATGAAGCAAAACCGCGTGCCCGATGTAGAAATTGCCCTGCGATCGGGGCTGTGGGGCGACCAGATCGAGGTGTTCCTCAAGCGCGTGGTGGAAATTGTGAACCGTCCCGACCTGCTGCAAAAAGACACCCTCCAGCCAGGGGCGCGGTGGGCACTGTCGCTGCTGCGGGCACAGGGGGCGCGGCTGGTGTTGGTGACGCTGCGCTGCCGCGACCAGGCAACGCAAGTTTTGAAAAGCCACGGCCTGCTTGACCTGTTCAACGGCATTTGGGGAATGCAGGATACGGGCGCGGCCTACGCAAACCAGGCAGAACACAAGACGGGGCTATTGGCAGAGGCGATCGCCACGATGGGCAGCGGCTCCACGGCTTGGATGGTGGGCGACACCGAAGCAGACGTGATCGCCGGACAAGCTGCGGGCATTGCCACAATCGCCCTCACCTGCGGCATTCGCAGTCAGTCCTACCTGAAAAAGTTTGAACCCACCCGTCTGCACAGCGACCTGCTTTCTGCGGTTCACTACCTGGTCTATCAGAGCGAAAACTGCTCGATGTCGGTCGCCTAGAGCATTGGAGCAGACCTTCGCGGGCAGTCCTTCATGGGCCTTCACGGGTAGTTCCTCACGGGCGATCCCTCCACAGGGAACTTCAGGCACAGCATTGGGGCAGAATTTCGCTAGGATCGACTTGGCTGCGTATCTTTACCTAACGAACCATGTCTCTCGACAATCTGCGCGATCTCTACCAGCAGGTCATCCTGGAGCGCTACAAAAAGCCACGCTATAAGGGCAAAACCGACCCTATTGACCGCTACCAGAAGGGGCACAATCCGTCTTGCGGCGATACGATCGAACTCACGCTCCACCTAGAGGACGATCCGCAGGGTGATCCTTCGGTGAAGCGCATTTCAGACGTGAAATTTGAAGGGGAAGGCTGCGCGATTTCCATGGCCTCGGCCGATCTGATGGCCGAAGCACTGCGCGGCAAGACCACAGACGAAGCGCTGGAGATGGTGCAAAAGTTTCAAGCCATGATGCGCGGCGAGGCCGAGTTTCCCGCCGATCTCCGCAAGCTCAACGTCATGCAGGGCGTTGCCCAATTTCCCGTGCGGATCAAGTGCGCGAACCTCTCCTGGCATACGCTAAAAGCCGCACTGGAAGCCGCTCAGAGCGAACAGCCCGAATTTGTCAGCAACGAGGCCGAGGGCTAAGGGAACTGAGGAAGGCACGGCTAATCTTCTAGCGGGCGATCGCCCGCTGGGTGAAGCTGCAAAAGTTTAAGCAAGCCCAGTGGCAGCATAAGCTCGACCACTACTTCTTGCAGTGCAAAACGCAGCTTGATCAGGTGATTTACTCGCTGATTCGGACTCAGGATGCCGACCTGACCAACGAGCTATATTTTCGTCTGCTAGAAGGTGAGCAGTCTTTCGCAGAACTGGCCGCGCAATATTCCCAGGGACCGGAGGCGGCAAAAGGCGGGCTGGTTGGCCCGGTAGAAATCGGCGCTTATTATCCCAGCTTTGCCCATGTCTTGACGACCCACGCACCGGGCGACCTGCTTACGCCGCTGCCGTTAGAAGATTGCGTGGTGATCATTCGCATCGAGCAAAAGATTCCCGCCCGATTTGACGAAGCGACGCAGCAGCGCCTGCTGGATGAACTGTTTGCTGCGTGGATGGATGCAGAACTGCGGGCCAGCTAGATACTCTACCGGATCGCCCTGGGAGCGCTTTTGGAACGGAATGGGAGCGCCTGCTTCGATAGCTTAGAAACAGAGCAGGGGAGATACCCGACTCAACTCAAACTTAAGTAAGCCACACCATATCTTATCACCTTATCAAAGGAAGCGCCATGCTGATCAAACTCTCATACTTTTTGCAAAGCGTGCTACTGACGGGCGCACTGATGACCACGGCGATCGCCCCGCCCAGCCCAAGCCTGACAACCGCAATTCAGATTGCTCAAGATTGCGTGGCATTCGGTGGTACTTATCATACTTTGGCTGCGGGGCACTGGATTTGTTTGTATCCGACTCCCGATCAGACCGGAGCGCTGGGACTGTATTGCAATGTCGTGCAGACGTGCGATCGCCTGATGGAGACTCGCCGCCCAGACCACACCGCCAGCCCGTTGTGGGAACCTATGGTTCCAACTGAACGCATTGATGACGGAACGATGACGGAATAATGACGGAACGATTTCACGATTCATTTTGCCATTCGCTTATCCAACCTGCTGTAGCGAGTGAGAGGCGCTCTGCGGAGTCGCCACCCCTCGGCTCGTTACAACACACCCCTACAAACCTTGAGGATACTTCCATGACGACGCTACAACCAATTGAGCAATCCCGATGCGACTCGCCCGAACTCGACCTGCCCCGATTCGACCCAGCTAAAGCCGAAGCTTTTGCCGAAACCCTGGTGGGCACGCTGAACAGCGGCGCACTGGCGCTGATGATTTCCATCGGACATCGGACTGAACTGTTTGACACTCTGGCAGAACTGCCGCCCGCCACCAGCCAGCAAATTGCTGATGCAGCGGGGCTGAACGAGCGCTATGTGCGGGAGTGGCTGGGCGCAATGGTGACGGGTCGCGTGGTGGACTATGACTCGGTTACTCAGACCTATAGCCTACCTGCGGAACACGCTGCATTTCTGACGCGGGCCGCCGGATCAGACAATATTGCCGTTTTCGCGCAATATATTCCCCTGCTGGGCGCTGTTGAGGATGCGGTGCTGGAATGCTTCTATAAAGGCGGCGGCGTTCCCTATTCTGCTTACAAGCGCTTTCATGCCGTCATGGCCGAAGACAGCGCACAGAGCGTAGTGTCGGCGCTGTTTGACCATGTGCTGCCGCTGGTGCCAGGGCTGATGGAGGATCTGGAGCGCGGCATCGACGTGCTGGATGTGGGCTGTGGCAGCGGTCGCGCTCTGATCCGCATGGCGCAGGCATATCCCAATAGCCGCTTTACTGGATATGACTTTTCTCCGGAGGCGATCGCCATTGCGAATGCAGCCGCACAGCGATATCTCCTGTCAAACATCCAGTTTCAAGTACAGGATGCGGCACAGATCGATGAGAGCGATCGCTACGATCTGATTACCACCTTTGATGCAATTCATGATCAGGCGCACCCCGACCGGGTTCTCCACAATATTCACCGTGCGCTTCGTTCGACGGGCACGTACCTGATGCAGGATATTCACGCCGCTACGGACGTGGGTGGGAATCTAGAGCATCCAGTGGGAATACTGCTGTATACCATCTCTTGCCTACACTGCATGTCCGTTTCTCTTG
The Thermoleptolyngbya sichuanensis A183 DNA segment above includes these coding regions:
- a CDS encoding peptidylprolyl isomerase, which translates into the protein MKLQKFKQAQWQHKLDHYFLQCKTQLDQVIYSLIRTQDADLTNELYFRLLEGEQSFAELAAQYSQGPEAAKGGLVGPVEIGAYYPSFAHVLTTHAPGDLLTPLPLEDCVVIIRIEQKIPARFDEATQQRLLDELFAAWMDAELRAS
- a CDS encoding class I SAM-dependent methyltransferase, with protein sequence MTTLQPIEQSRCDSPELDLPRFDPAKAEAFAETLVGTLNSGALALMISIGHRTELFDTLAELPPATSQQIADAAGLNERYVREWLGAMVTGRVVDYDSVTQTYSLPAEHAAFLTRAAGSDNIAVFAQYIPLLGAVEDAVLECFYKGGGVPYSAYKRFHAVMAEDSAQSVVSALFDHVLPLVPGLMEDLERGIDVLDVGCGSGRALIRMAQAYPNSRFTGYDFSPEAIAIANAAAQRYLLSNIQFQVQDAAQIDESDRYDLITTFDAIHDQAHPDRVLHNIHRALRSTGTYLMQDIHAATDVGGNLEHPVGILLYTISCLHCMSVSLAYGGIGLGAMWGQDQALQMLAEAGFETVEIKRLAHDFQNDYYIVRK
- the sufU gene encoding Fe-S cluster assembly sulfur transfer protein SufU — protein: MSLDNLRDLYQQVILERYKKPRYKGKTDPIDRYQKGHNPSCGDTIELTLHLEDDPQGDPSVKRISDVKFEGEGCAISMASADLMAEALRGKTTDEALEMVQKFQAMMRGEAEFPADLRKLNVMQGVAQFPVRIKCANLSWHTLKAALEAAQSEQPEFVSNEAEG
- a CDS encoding HAD family hydrolase — its product is MTSIQGLFAMRSLSGLTLFCDFDGPIIDVSDRYYETYLLGLSDVQTLYQTRGITVPVHRLSKAQFWDMKQNRVPDVEIALRSGLWGDQIEVFLKRVVEIVNRPDLLQKDTLQPGARWALSLLRAQGARLVLVTLRCRDQATQVLKSHGLLDLFNGIWGMQDTGAAYANQAEHKTGLLAEAIATMGSGSTAWMVGDTEADVIAGQAAGIATIALTCGIRSQSYLKKFEPTRLHSDLLSAVHYLVYQSENCSMSVA